The Candida dubliniensis CD36 chromosome 2, complete sequence genome contains a region encoding:
- a CDS encoding inorganic pyrophosphatase, putative (Similar to S. cerevisiae IPP1), translating into MSSYSTRQVGAANTLDYKVYIEKDGKPVSPFHDIPLYANEEKTILNMIVEVPRWTNAKLEISKEQKLNPIIQDTKKGKLRFVRNCFPHHGYIHNYGAFPQTWEDPNQSHPETKAKGDNDPLDVCEIGEKVATVGEVKQVKVLGVMALLDEGETDWKVIVIDVNDPLAPKLNDIEDVETHLPGLLRATNEWFRIYKIPDGKPENQFAFSGECKNKKYAEEVIGECAEAWEKLIKGESVDSKGIDLTNTTLTSTPSYSDAAAQEIPSASPAAAAPIDKSIDKWFFISGAH; encoded by the coding sequence ATGTCTTCATACTCTACTCGTCAAGTTGGTGCTGCTAACACTTTGGACTACAAAGTCTACATCGAAAAAGATGGTAAACCAGTTTCCCCATTCCACGATATTCCATTATACGccaatgaagaaaaaaccaTTTTGAACATGATTGTTGAAGTTCCAAGATGGACTAATGctaaattggaaatttctaaagaacaaaaattgaacCCAATCATTCAAGACACCAAAAAAGGTAAATTGAGATTTGTCAGAAACTGTTTCCCACACCACGGTTACATTCACAACTACGGTGCTTTCCCACAAACTTGGGAAGATCCAAACCAATCCCACCCAGAAACTAAAGCTAAAGGTGACAATGATCCATTAGATGTTTGTGAAATTGGTGAAAAAGTTGCCACTGTTGGTGAAGTTAAACAAGTTAAAGTTTTAGGTGTCATGGCCCTTTTGGATGAAGGTGAAACCGATTGGAAAGTCATTGTCATTGATGTCAACGATCCATTGGCTCCAAAATTGAACGACATTGAAGATGTTGAAACTCATTTACCAGGTTTGTTGAGAGCCACCAATGAATGGTTCagaatttacaaaattcCTGATGGGAAACcagaaaatcaatttgcTTTCTCCGGTGAATgtaaaaacaagaaatacGCTGAAGAAGTCATTGGTGAATGTGCTGAAGCTTGGgaaaaattaatcaaagGTGAATCAGTTGATTCTAAAGGAATTGACTTGACTAACACCACCTTGACTTCTACCCCATCTTACTCTGATGCTGCTGCTCAAGAAATTCCAAGTGCTTCTCCAGCTGCTGCTGCCCCAATTGACAAATCTATTGACAAATGGTTCTTTATTTCTGGTGCTCATTAA
- a CDS encoding meiosis-specific protein, putative (Similar to S. cerevisiae SPO11), whose translation MDYEEATIIIKSSSDSSLRKLGSYCILSIRETESRRFAAVCKLISILIKHLKTQNQITTIRDIYYQDVEVFSHSQKECRFLLDQFVECGLGWSLCDDLNIHPTQKGLVYGDYFHALSIKSEPILIPINYTDFFGTGIMQIKNKKVLVVILEKDAVYQCLCTYLKQHSIINQFLIVTAKGYSDGLTLRFLTWLRTNENCKFMGFFDSDVYGLNIYWQYRQKLPGIEYSGIYLLESQPSTWLSISLRDISMMINICKNRNKNNNNTAAYRELTRGLYLFKKAEMNVIQAKDTNQSYVNYMVLKILDTASYTE comes from the coding sequence ATGGACTATGAAGAAGCAACAATTATAATCAAAAGTTCTCTGGACAGTTCATTAAGGAAATTGGGAAGTTATTGTATATTGTCTATCAGAGAAACAGAATCTAGAAGGTTTGCGGCTGTGTGTAAATTAATAAGCATATTGATAAAACATTTGAAAacacaaaatcaaataacaACTATCCGTGACATATACTACCAGGATGTGGAGGTTTTCAGCCATAGTCAAAAAGAGTGTAGATTCCTTTTGGACCAATTTGTAGAGTGTGGTTTAGGGTGGTCATTATGTGACGATCTAAATATTCATCCAACTCAGAAAGGACTAGTATATGGTGATTATTTCCATGCATTAAGTATCAAATCAGAACCAATTTTAATACCGATTAATTATactgatttttttggaacAGGAATCATgcaaataaaaaacaaaaaagtaCTTGTTGTGATATTAGAGAAAGATGCAGTTTATCAATGCCTTTGCACCTATTTAAAACAACATAGCATAATAAACCAGTTTTTAATAGTCACAGCAAAGGGGTATTCTGATGGCTTGACATTAAGATTTCTTACATGGTTACGAACCAATGAAAATTGCAAATTCATGGGTTTTTTCGATTCTGACGTTTACGGACTTAACATTTATTGGCAATATCGTCAGAAACTTCCCGGGATAGAGTATTCTGGTATCTACTTGCTTGAATCGCAGCCCAGTACATGGTTAAGCATAAGCTTGCGCGATATCTCTATGATGATAAATATCTGcaaaaacagaaacaaaaacaataataataccgCAGCATATCGTGAACTTACAAGAGGATTATATCTATTCAAGAAAGCAGAAATGAATGTGATTCAAGCTAAAGATACTAACCAATCCTATGTCAACTACATGGTCTTAAAAATTCTTGATACGGCTAGTTATACGGAATAA
- a CDS encoding ER protein involved in chitin deposition in the cell wall, putative (Similar to S. cerevisiae RCR1) translates to MAHIGFQKRESLMFTGVVNLIRRDEFSNSYWDNAGGARWAFFAIFVILIIIVLLGTLRVNKKRARQGLQPVYGTRWMTPPSYGQSQHQYDQPDHRRDPDLPSAYVPTYTATANEYDMGYYDANGVFHANPNAKSPIPQPPKVHQRSESTTVTDENAHTQGGVPITSTLPNDLPGNQHVDDNDSIGDFYRPPQGPPPNRNTPSSSSPENTNDNTEINQNHTSNVATESMPGSFSRPAGPPPPPPQSQSQNGNEEELIDNPIPSSSTTTTTTTTTTTSNGDSLPKYSEGSNPPIVKEKN, encoded by the coding sequence ATGGCACACATTGGCTTTCAAAAACGAGAAAGTTTGATGTTTACAGGGGTGGTAAACTTAATACGTCGTGACGAGTTTAGTAATTCATATTGGGATAATGCTGGAGGTGCTAGATGGGCATTTTTTGCcatatttgttattttaataataatagtattaTTAGGGACATTACGTGTGAATAAGAAAAGAGCTCGTCAGGGGCTTCAACCAGTTTATGGTACTAGGTGGATGACTCCGCCTTCATATGGACAATCACAACATCAATATGATCAACCCGACCATCGAAGAGATCCAGATTTGCCTAGTGCTTATGTTCCAACATACACTGCCACAGCAAATGAATATGATATGGGTTATTATGATGCCAATGGTGTGTTTCATGCCAACCCTAATGCCAAGTCCCCAATACCACAGCCACCAAAAGTACATCAACGGTCAGAAAGTACTACAGTTACTGATGAAAATGCACATACACAAGGTGGTGTTCCTATAACATCTACTTTGCCTAATGACTTACCAGGAAATCAGCATGTTGACGATAATGACAGTATTGGTGATTTCTATAGACCACCCCAAGGTCCGCCACCAAACAGAAACAccccatcatcatcatctccTGAAAATACCAATGACAATACagaaataaaccaaaaccacACTTCTAATGTTGCTACCGAATCTATGCCAGGATCATTTCTGAGACCAGCAggaccaccaccaccaccaccacaatcacaatcacaaaatggcaatgaagaagaacttATTGACAATCCAAttccatcatcatcaacaacaacaacaacaactacaacaacaacaacaagtaaTGGAGACAGTTTACCCAAATATTCTGAAGGATCAAACCCTCCAATtgtcaaagaaaagaattaa